The Clostridia bacterium DNA segment ACCATCACGCACGGCAGTCCGCGACCGTTGAATCGCGGCGCCGTGCTGCTGTACACCACGCCGGCGGCCGTAAAGTCGGTGGTGGCATCGCCAGGGTTGCCGGAGCTCTGGAAGGACACAGTGCGAGGAAACTGCATCATCGGCTCCCCTGCATCGTAGCTGCCATTCGGAGCGCCGCCCGTGGAGGTTGGCATATCGATGTAGATCCGCTTGCCGCCGCTATCCAGCGTGACCGGGAGAGGCCGATTCAGCCGCACGGACTGTATGCGCGCCTGCTGCAACAATGACGCCACGCTTGAAGCCGATTGCTTGAGACGGTAGTTCGCCAGAGCCGTTGATATGGTCGGCACGGCCATCGCAGCCACAACCATCGTGATCAACAGCACGATCATGAGTTCCAGCAACGAGAAGCCGCGTTGAACTTGTTTGCTTGGCATCATGTTCAGTTTCTTTTCCCGCATACGCGTGAAGTCCGCGCACTGGCTGAAACCAGCGCTCACGCAGGCGTCAAGGCAACTCCGAGGGAGACGGCTCCGCATACTACTATCAAAGCATTCGGAGTTCCACCAGATTACCTTGGTGAATGTACTTGATAAATAAAGGGTTTCAACGAAACCGGAGGGGGAAAGGGTGGAACGGAATTGTCCCAATGTAACAATTTGTTACATTTAGGGAACCAGTAGGGACTCAGCTATTCTTGACCTCAGAGTAAAATCTTGATCCAAAGCAAGCTGCTGGAGATAGTGCTCACGCGATTCTCTTCCCGCGTTCAGCCTCTGATCTGGTTGCAATCTGCAGCACACGCGGATGTTGCAGGCGTTCGAAGTCCTTGTATGCTAGCCGCACGAGTTCGCGGTGAGAGCCGGC contains these protein-coding regions:
- a CDS encoding GspH/FimT family pseudopilin; the protein is MMPSKQVQRGFSLLELMIVLLITMVVAAMAVPTISTALANYRLKQSASSVASLLQQARIQSVRLNRPLPVTLDSGGKRIYIDMPTSTGGAPNGSYDAGEPMMQFPRTVSFQSSGNPGDATTDFTAAGVVYSSTAPRFNGRGLPCVMVTSGTSQTCLTKQGANTVAFVYYLRGDQTFGATSWAAVLITPLGRIRSLSYSGGKYQ